The genomic DNA AGAGTAAAGAAACTGTTGGCTCGGGTGCTCCATGTTGAGAGCACAGCGGTAAACAACAAAAATGAGGagttgtactgtatgtaatggaAGTGTGGTCCAGTAACAAATGCTGATGGAGGACTGGTCCCTGTGCCAGTTATGAGGTCTGGAGGAAGGGTTTATTCATCGTGGCCCTCATAGCCGTCAGGTAGGGCATTCGCGTGTGGGTTGTGGAAAAGGGATTTGGTGCCATCTCCCCAAGGGAAACGCTGTAAGAAAGAAtaatttaggcaacaaatgaTTAAGTCAAAATATAGATAATTGCGGCATTTAAGAAGGTCATTTTGGAATGTGAATTATTCAAGTTGCCTAAAGTCAGACCTTGCTGCGAATGCGAAGGTGGGAGTAAGGGACAAACTCCGGCTGTTCATGGGTATGCTGCTGCTCTTTCAAGTACATGTTCAACATGCACACCGCAACACCAGGTAGGGCAACCACGAAAGAGAGGATCTTCCATGTCCTGGCTGGAAGAGAAAGACAATAATGAttagtttgacaaaaaaagcCATTTGAAATCCCACCACACTAAGATTGTTGAAAATTAATGAGATTTTTAAGACGCAAGACGCTCCCTTGGGAAGTAAGAAAATGTTGTTTCATTACGATGTTTCAAATTTGCACTCACCAAGTTTAACATTATGAAATGTTAGACAAAATAAATGTTAGTTAGGTGACTTTATGCTATTACCCAGAGTGTGGTCTTTACCATAACTAAAATGTGGAATACCACCAGCTTATATCTCTGGAAGCTACTATTCATAAAGaaggttttcacatacaaggaatttgcttaggtgttttggtgcataacaTTAAGCATagtaagagaaaataaaaataaatacaagtaaAGCAGATGCCAAgaaacaaatacaacaaaaatatgataaaaatatactataaaaatatgaaCGATACATCTGTTATTTGAATGAAAGAGCTGTACCATttttgtagtagtagttttttTGCAGGAATATGCAAAATATACACAGAGAAAAGAATAATGCTTGACTTAGTCCTTTAAATGCCAATTCATAAATCTGCTTTAAATTGTGTGGGTTGATTGTCACGATGATGCAAATGGTATTGTGGTGGGGAGCCTCCAGATTTAATCTCTCGCCTCCCAGTTAAGGCCAGTCAAAACCAACTAAATTTTGaactagtgctgtcaaagtttatgcgataataacgcgttaacgcaaatttgtttgaacgccactaatttctttaacgcattaatgcaacttgcgatttttaggttgtagcgggttgtagtgaagatactggtattatatgaaactaaaaacctaaggaatccatgtcatactagcctgtcaagaaagaggctaaataacgctccaaatatGCGCTacattttgatgaggaaaacatgacatggccattttcaaaggggtccctgcagctgttgttgcctgttgggctgcagtttgacatgttatgatttgagcatattttttatgctaaatgcagtacctgtgagggtttctggacaatatttgtcatggttttgtgttaattgatttccaataacaaatatatacatatattagcGTAAAGCctgcatattttcccactcccatgttgataagagtattaaatacttgaatgaCTGATTTTATCTGACACACATTATGGACAATCCTAATATATGTAATTACTGTAGATCGGATTAACAATGAAAACGTGAATGCAGTAGTTTCTACTACCACTGTCTGCAAAAGACAACAATTATATGctgcaaaaaaatgttttcccctGTAACGTTGCAATCTTGTCATCTTAGGTGAGTTTCAGCAATTATTTCCATCAATATATGCATCAATGGGGAGTTTATATTAaaagttattacttttattcattcatttttgactgaataaatgtattgtttggTGATCATCTAGGTCAGAGGTATTATTGAGCCACTTAATGCTACCTTGACCTGCTGTTAACTAAAGGTGACTTTCAACACCAAGCTTTTTGATCTGCCTTTAAAAGATATGATCATCTCACTAGCTggatattattaatatgatcCTTTTACTAAGCAACatgattcatattcatatttttaagtGAGAAAGTAGTTAAACGCCCTTCTTCAAATAATGTCTGCTgggttttctctccatctcatttatttaaaaaaaaactatatactCGTTAATTTTGCTCGTGAGAATCCTATTTAGTTTTGTCTTGTACTTGTTACCCCTCTCTATAAAGTAGACTAACTGTTATATGCTCATATCTTCAGGACCAAGTTGTTTAGTTTAGCCTAACTGTTGCTCCTTACCTTTGATCAGGGGTCagaaacctttactatcaaaagagccattttaggcaaaaaaagaagaaaaagaaatctgtctggagccgcaaaacatttgatcattgtgatgaaggtaacacagtttatagtctaagtatataagtctaatgcagtgagggccaaagagcagatgtacgagtattagggccacattgaggggaaaaacatctgagatttccagaataaagtcgtaactttagcagaaaaaaaagttgtattattacgagaataacgtcagaatattacgagaaaaaagaaaaccacaagtaaaattactttttttataaaattatgactttattctcataacactAAAAAaattttctcttaaacttctgactttattattataatattacaacttttttcctcaatatggccctaattctctgtcgtaccatagacctacatcaatgataaataaaaataaaaatgtaaacaaaaaacagttattcatttccatttctataaatccacagggagccactggagaggagctaaagagccacatgtggctgaCCCCTGTCTTATCCTAACTGTTGTTCCTTACCTTTCTACTTTCTACGACCTTGAAGCTGGAGAAATGATTACATTAGTGGCTCCTATCTATAGACCTGAGGGGACATGTGTTTACGGTTGTTGTTGCTCTTTAGCTCTTGCTAGCTAAGTCAGTGTTCCTGCTCCACTTTAAAGCCATGTAAACAACACACTAAAGTACACTGAAACTACACTAAGACTTTATGAATGACTGCGTGATTGTTTTAATGAGGTGGCAGGATGAAATGAGAACATCTTCATGTTGTAAAGCTGATGTTTTGAGCAGCTTCTTCTGTGTCCTGTCCTCTCAAGGATGCTAATGCTAGTTAGCTCAGCAAGGTCACAACGTCACAACGTCACAGATACATGACGTTAACTACAACCAGAGGATGAATGAATGAGGTGATACACTCACCTGCCTGCTCGGagtgtcctccagcagcagcagc from Sebastes fasciatus isolate fSebFas1 chromosome 6, fSebFas1.pri, whole genome shotgun sequence includes the following:
- the cox6a1 gene encoding cytochrome c oxidase subunit 6A1, mitochondrial, giving the protein MSSLGRVSQMFLRSSLSQSRRQLSAAAAAAGGHSEQAARTWKILSFVVALPGVAVCMLNMYLKEQQHTHEQPEFVPYSHLRIRSKRFPWGDGTKSLFHNPHANALPDGYEGHDE